In one window of Falco cherrug isolate bFalChe1 chromosome 10, bFalChe1.pri, whole genome shotgun sequence DNA:
- the GAL gene encoding galanin peptides: MQRCAGFLLLSAVCCAALSETLGLVLSAKEKRGWTLNSAGYLLGPHAVDNHRSFNEKHGFTGKREIQPDEDIKAGDLGRPLADENIVRTVIEFLTYLHLKEVGALDKLPSPDEMNQS, translated from the exons ATGCAGAGGTGCGCTGGCTTCCTCCTGCTGTCTGCCGTCTGCTGCGCCGCCCTGTCGGAAACGCTGGGGCTGGTTCTCTCG gcaaaagaaaaaaggggctGGACTTTGAACAGTGCTGGTTACCTACTTGGGCCAC ATGCAGTAGATAACCACAGATCTTTTAATGAGAAACATGGTTTCACTGGTAAACGTGAAATACAGCCTGATGAGGATATTAAAGCAG GGGATCTTGGAAGACCGCTGGCTGATGAAAACATTGTGCGCACAGTAATTGAATTTTTGACTTACTTGCATCTTAAAG AGGTGGGAGCACTTGACAAACTACCTTCACCAGACGAAATGAACCAGTCTTGA